A DNA window from Deltaproteobacteria bacterium contains the following coding sequences:
- a CDS encoding ABC transporter permease subunit yields the protein MVVLVFFFWPAFNSLRLSVFKTSPFGDVQVFVGLENFINLLTSQEYYHSVVQSFIFSLGVTFSSLAGSLFLAVLANQKIRGRPLYRSALLWTFGVAPPIAGIIWLFVFHPSYGILTYLLARITTYEFNWLLQGWIALLLVIFAASWAHLGYNIAFFLAALQTIPQSVIEAARIDGASGLRLFRWVTFPLLSPVTFFLFIMNMVFSFFETFGLIHAVTQGGPGDATTIMVYKTYLDGFVHMRMGLSAAQSVILMVLVISLTVLQFRFTEKKVFY from the coding sequence ATGGTCGTCCTGGTTTTCTTTTTCTGGCCGGCCTTCAACTCGCTGCGACTGTCTGTTTTCAAAACCTCGCCTTTCGGGGACGTCCAGGTCTTTGTTGGTCTGGAGAATTTCATCAATCTCCTCACCTCACAGGAATACTACCACAGTGTGGTTCAGTCTTTTATTTTTTCTCTGGGAGTTACCTTTTCTTCCCTGGCTGGTTCGCTTTTCCTGGCCGTATTGGCCAACCAAAAAATCCGGGGCCGGCCATTATATCGGTCGGCCCTGCTCTGGACTTTCGGGGTCGCTCCTCCGATCGCCGGGATTATCTGGCTGTTTGTTTTCCATCCTTCTTATGGGATCCTGACCTATCTTTTGGCCCGGATAACGACCTATGAGTTCAACTGGCTTTTACAGGGTTGGATCGCCCTTCTTCTAGTGATTTTTGCCGCCAGTTGGGCCCATTTGGGATACAACATCGCCTTTTTTCTGGCTGCCTTGCAGACCATTCCTCAATCGGTTATCGAAGCAGCCAGGATAGACGGGGCCAGCGGTCTGAGGCTCTTCCGCTGGGTCACTTTTCCCCTCTTATCTCCGGTGACTTTCTTCCTGTTCATTATGAATATGGTCTTTTCTTTCTTCGAGACCTTCGGATTAATTCATGCTGTCACCCAGGGAGGACCGGGAGATGCCACTACGATTATGGTCTATAAAACGTACCTGGATGGTTTCGTCCATATGCGCATGGGACTCTCCGCGGCCCAATCGGTCATCTTGATGGTCCTGGTGATTTCCCTGACGGTGCTCCAGTTCCGTTTTACGGAAAAGAAGGTGTTTTATTGA
- the ugpB gene encoding sn-glycerol-3-phosphate ABC transporter substrate-binding protein UgpB — protein sequence MKKNGSTPKRIFLTLVLAISLLSFPLGAWAKTEIIWWHSMGGFLGERINEITNKFNTSQNEFEVKAVFKGGYPETLTAGIAAYRAKTQPDIMQVFEVGTQTMLSSGAVYPVYQLMKDQGIRIDWDDYLSVVKTYYSKDGNLYSMPFNSSTPILYYNKTILKKAGIDIKKPPETFEEIEKMAKAAVSSGATKTGFTVSWPSWTLMENMHTWHDQPFANNNNGFSNMATELKINGKLGLQVMETLARWQKEGIFTYSGRGPKGDQPTINGEAAFSLASTALVGTLSKTAKFEWGTGHLPKLSGYPQGNSIIGGASLWVLKGQPQEHYKGVAKFLEFLGQPNMQALWHSATGYFPISQAAVKALPADHFRKNPNLWTAFGQITHGKTTPNSQGIRLGNFMAVRDIIEEEMENIFSGKKTPKQGLDDAVKRGNQALKEFASLYK from the coding sequence ATGAAAAAAAATGGATCCACCCCAAAGAGAATCTTTCTGACGTTGGTTCTGGCTATCAGCCTTCTTTCTTTTCCACTCGGTGCCTGGGCCAAGACGGAGATCATCTGGTGGCACTCCATGGGCGGATTTCTTGGTGAGCGGATAAATGAAATTACCAATAAATTCAATACCAGCCAAAACGAATTCGAGGTCAAGGCGGTTTTCAAAGGGGGGTATCCCGAAACGCTGACCGCCGGGATAGCGGCTTATCGGGCCAAGACCCAGCCTGATATCATGCAGGTCTTTGAGGTAGGGACCCAGACGATGCTCTCCTCCGGGGCGGTTTATCCCGTCTATCAACTAATGAAGGACCAGGGCATCAGGATCGACTGGGATGATTACCTCAGCGTAGTGAAGACCTATTACTCCAAAGACGGGAATCTCTATTCCATGCCCTTCAATTCTTCCACGCCCATCCTTTATTACAACAAGACTATTTTGAAAAAAGCCGGCATCGATATTAAAAAGCCCCCGGAGACCTTTGAAGAGATTGAAAAAATGGCCAAAGCGGCTGTTTCCTCCGGTGCGACCAAAACCGGCTTTACCGTTTCCTGGCCGTCCTGGACCCTCATGGAAAATATGCATACCTGGCACGATCAACCTTTCGCCAATAACAACAACGGTTTCTCGAACATGGCTACGGAACTGAAGATCAACGGGAAACTGGGACTTCAGGTCATGGAAACCCTGGCTCGATGGCAGAAAGAGGGTATCTTTACTTATTCCGGGCGGGGGCCCAAGGGAGATCAACCCACGATTAATGGAGAGGCCGCCTTCAGTCTGGCTTCTACCGCCCTGGTGGGCACTTTAAGCAAAACCGCCAAGTTCGAATGGGGCACGGGGCACTTACCGAAACTTAGCGGTTATCCCCAAGGCAATTCAATTATCGGAGGGGCCAGCCTATGGGTCTTGAAGGGACAACCCCAGGAACATTATAAGGGTGTGGCCAAGTTTCTTGAATTTCTGGGGCAACCCAATATGCAGGCCTTGTGGCATTCTGCCACGGGGTATTTCCCGATCAGTCAGGCCGCTGTCAAAGCTCTGCCGGCCGATCACTTCCGCAAGAACCCTAACTTGTGGACCGCCTTTGGTCAGATTACCCACGGAAAGACCACTCCCAACAGCCAGGGGATCCGATTGGGGAACTTCATGGCCGTCCGGGATATTATTGAAGAGGAGATGGAAAATATCTTTTCAGGCAAGAAGACCCCCAAACAGGGACTTGACGATGCCGTGAAGAGAGGGAATCAGGCCTTGAAAGAGTTTGCTTCCCTGTATAAATAG